A stretch of Pseudomonas sp. LRP2-20 DNA encodes these proteins:
- a CDS encoding helix-turn-helix domain-containing protein gives MKGLGPRLREERERLGMTQRVFGDIGGVEPNAQGKYESGERTPRADYLAALANRGVDALYVLSGERTPAPLESLTADETGLLGAFRRLPAADKAALWHLLGRLVGEGSGGELARLPRPERPAYLKEVLR, from the coding sequence ATGAAAGGACTCGGTCCACGTCTGCGGGAAGAGCGTGAACGGCTGGGCATGACCCAGCGGGTATTTGGTGACATCGGCGGCGTCGAGCCCAATGCCCAGGGCAAGTACGAAAGTGGCGAGCGCACCCCACGGGCGGATTACCTGGCGGCGCTGGCGAACCGGGGCGTGGATGCGCTGTACGTGCTCAGTGGTGAGCGCACGCCGGCACCGCTGGAAAGCCTGACGGCGGATGAAACCGGTCTGCTGGGCGCGTTTCGGCGTTTGCCGGCAGCCGACAAGGCGGCGTTGTGGCATCTGCTGGGGCGCCTGGTGGGTGAGGGCAGTGGCGGTGAGTTGGCGCGGCTGCCGCGTCCTGAGCGTCCGGCGTATCTGAAGGAAGTTTTACGCTAG
- the uvrY gene encoding UvrY/SirA/GacA family response regulator transcription factor, whose translation MIRVLVVDDHDLVRTGITRMLADIDGLQVVGEADSGESALKLARELKPDVVLMDVKMPGIGGLEATRKLLRSHPDIKVVAVTVCEEDPFPTRLMQAGAAGYLTKGAGLDEMVQAIRLAFAGQRYISPQIAQQLALKSFQPQGSPFDALSEREIQIALMIVGCQKVQIISDKLCLSPKTVNTYRYRIFEKLSVTSDVELTLLAVRHGMVDASL comes from the coding sequence TTGATTAGGGTCCTAGTGGTCGACGATCACGATCTGGTTCGAACCGGTATTACTCGCATGCTCGCCGATATCGATGGCCTGCAGGTGGTGGGTGAGGCGGATTCGGGCGAATCGGCGCTGAAGCTCGCCCGGGAACTGAAGCCTGACGTCGTGCTGATGGACGTGAAGATGCCTGGGATCGGCGGCCTGGAAGCCACCCGCAAACTGCTGCGCAGCCACCCCGACATCAAGGTGGTGGCTGTTACCGTGTGTGAAGAAGACCCGTTCCCCACCCGCCTGATGCAGGCCGGTGCCGCCGGTTACCTGACCAAGGGCGCAGGCTTGGACGAAATGGTCCAGGCCATTCGCCTGGCATTTGCCGGGCAACGCTATATCAGCCCGCAGATTGCCCAGCAGCTGGCGCTGAAGTCGTTCCAGCCCCAGGGTTCGCCGTTCGACGCGCTGTCGGAGCGGGAAATCCAGATTGCCCTGATGATCGTCGGCTGCCAGAAAGTGCAGATCATCTCCGACAAGTTGTGCCTGTCGCCCAAGACCGTCAATACTTACCGTTATCGGATCTTCGAAAAACTCTCGGTCACCAGCGACGTCGAACTGACCTTGCTGGCCGTTCGCCACGGTATGGTTGACGCAAGCCTGTAA
- the uvrC gene encoding excinuclease ABC subunit UvrC: MSEAFDASAFLATCSGRPGVYRMFDAEARLLYVGKAKNLKKRLASYFRKTGLAPKTAALVGRIAQVETTITANETEALLLEQNLIKQWRPPYNILLRDDKSYPYVFLSDGEFPRLGIHRGAKKAKGRYFGPYPSAGAIRESLSLLQKAFSVRQCEDSYFANRTRPCLQYQIKRCKGPCTRLVTAEEYAEDVRHSVMFLEGRSQQLGNELNEAMEKAAMALNFEKAAELRDQIALLRRVQDQQYIEGGSGDVDVVAAFVNPGGACVHLISVRGGRVLGSKNFFPQVGIEEEVAEVMAAFLSQYYLGNAERELPGELIVNVVHEDFEAITEAVQSLRGRELTISHRVRGTRARWQQLAVTNAEQALNARLANRQHMAARFEALAEVLGLDEVPQRLECYDISHSSGEATVASCVVFGPEGPIKSDYRRFNIEGVTAGDDYAAMHQALTRRYGRIKDGEGKLPDVLLVDGGKGQLNMAREVMQELAFTDLTLLGVAKGVTRKAGFETLYLNDVAHEFTLKGDNPALHLIQQIRDEAHRFAITGHRARRGKARRTSSLEDVAGVGPKRRRDLLKHFGGLQELNRASIDEIAKAPGISKKLAESIYASLHSE, encoded by the coding sequence ATGTCAGAAGCCTTTGATGCCAGCGCGTTCCTGGCGACCTGCAGCGGTCGCCCGGGTGTATACCGGATGTTCGACGCCGAGGCGCGGCTGCTTTACGTCGGCAAGGCCAAGAACCTCAAGAAGCGCCTGGCCAGCTATTTCCGCAAGACCGGCCTGGCGCCGAAAACCGCCGCGCTGGTGGGGCGCATCGCCCAGGTCGAAACCACCATCACCGCCAACGAGACCGAGGCACTGCTGCTCGAACAGAACCTGATCAAGCAGTGGCGTCCGCCGTACAACATTCTGTTGCGCGACGATAAATCCTATCCGTACGTGTTCCTGTCGGATGGCGAATTCCCCCGCCTGGGGATTCACCGTGGGGCGAAGAAGGCCAAGGGGCGTTATTTCGGGCCATACCCCAGTGCTGGCGCCATTCGCGAGAGCCTCAGTCTGCTGCAGAAGGCTTTTTCCGTGCGCCAGTGCGAAGACAGTTACTTCGCCAACCGTACCCGCCCCTGCCTGCAGTACCAGATCAAGCGCTGCAAAGGCCCGTGCACCCGGCTGGTCACGGCCGAGGAGTATGCCGAGGACGTGCGCCATTCGGTGATGTTCCTCGAAGGGCGCAGCCAGCAGTTGGGCAATGAGCTCAACGAGGCCATGGAAAAGGCCGCCATGGCCCTCAATTTCGAGAAGGCTGCCGAACTGCGCGACCAGATAGCCCTGTTGCGCCGGGTGCAGGACCAGCAGTACATCGAAGGTGGCTCCGGCGACGTCGATGTGGTGGCCGCCTTCGTCAACCCGGGCGGTGCCTGCGTGCACCTGATCAGCGTGCGTGGCGGGCGGGTGCTGGGCAGCAAGAACTTCTTCCCGCAGGTGGGCATCGAGGAGGAGGTGGCCGAAGTCATGGCCGCATTCCTGTCGCAGTACTACCTGGGCAATGCCGAGCGCGAACTGCCCGGCGAGCTGATCGTCAACGTGGTGCATGAGGACTTCGAGGCCATCACCGAAGCCGTGCAGAGCCTGCGCGGTCGCGAGCTGACCATCAGCCACCGCGTACGCGGCACCCGCGCGCGCTGGCAGCAACTGGCGGTGACCAATGCCGAGCAGGCCCTCAATGCCCGCCTGGCCAACCGCCAGCACATGGCTGCGCGCTTCGAGGCGCTGGCCGAAGTGCTCGGCCTGGATGAAGTGCCACAGCGCCTGGAGTGCTATGACATCAGCCACTCCAGCGGCGAAGCCACGGTAGCCAGCTGCGTGGTGTTCGGCCCGGAGGGGCCGATCAAGTCGGATTACCGGCGCTTCAACATCGAAGGTGTCACTGCCGGCGACGACTATGCCGCCATGCACCAGGCCCTGACCCGCCGTTATGGGCGGATCAAGGACGGCGAGGGCAAGCTGCCCGACGTGCTGCTGGTCGACGGTGGCAAGGGCCAGCTGAACATGGCCCGCGAAGTGATGCAGGAGCTGGCCTTCACCGACCTGACCCTGCTTGGCGTGGCCAAGGGCGTGACCCGCAAGGCCGGCTTCGAGACCCTGTACCTCAACGACGTGGCCCACGAGTTCACCCTCAAGGGCGACAACCCGGCGCTGCACCTGATTCAGCAGATCCGCGACGAAGCCCACCGGTTTGCCATCACCGGCCACCGTGCCCGGCGCGGCAAGGCCCGCCGTACCTCAAGCCTGGAAGACGTCGCCGGGGTAGGACCCAAGCGCCGCCGCGACCTGCTCAAGCACTTCGGCGGCCTGCAGGAGCTCAACCGCGCCAGCATCGATGAGATCGCCAAAGCCCCCGGCATCAGTAAAAAGCTTGCCGAGTCGATTTATGCCAGCCTGCATAGCGAGTAG
- the pgsA gene encoding CDP-diacylglycerol--glycerol-3-phosphate 3-phosphatidyltransferase — translation MNIPNLLTVLRVLLIPIFILLFYVPYHWSYMAASTVFAIAAATDWLDGYLARRLQQSTPFGAFLDPVADKLMVAVALVLLVQVHANFWLTLPAAVIIGREIVVSALREWMAELGARAHVAVSSLGKWKTAAQMLALVILLANPPVVSFWVVLGYGLLLVAAALTLWSMVHYLLAAWPHLREGSEQK, via the coding sequence ATGAATATTCCAAACCTGCTCACCGTTCTACGCGTCCTGCTCATCCCGATCTTCATCCTGCTGTTCTATGTGCCCTATCACTGGAGCTACATGGCCGCCAGCACGGTGTTCGCCATCGCCGCCGCCACCGACTGGCTGGATGGCTACCTGGCGCGTCGCCTGCAGCAGAGCACCCCGTTCGGCGCCTTCCTCGACCCGGTGGCCGACAAGCTGATGGTGGCGGTGGCCCTGGTGCTGCTGGTGCAGGTGCACGCCAACTTCTGGCTGACCCTGCCGGCGGCGGTGATCATCGGCCGCGAAATCGTCGTGTCGGCGTTGCGCGAGTGGATGGCCGAGCTGGGTGCACGGGCCCACGTGGCGGTATCCAGCCTTGGCAAGTGGAAAACGGCGGCACAGATGCTGGCGCTGGTGATCCTGCTGGCCAACCCGCCGGTGGTGAGCTTTTGGGTGGTGCTAGGCTACGGCCTGTTGCTGGTGGCGGCGGCCCTGACCTTGTGGTCGATGGTGCACTACCTGCTGGCCGCCTGGCCGCACCTGCGCGAAGGCTCCGAACAAAAATAA
- a CDS encoding arsenic transporter: protein MLISNTALTIWAVAALATCGVILRPWRIPEYVWAMGGALLLTGLGLIPLRSALAAIAEGGDVYLFLIGMMVLAELARQEGLFDWLARYAVRHARGSGQRLFDLVFAVGTLVTVFLSNDATAVVLTPAVYAACRAAKAEPLPYLFICAFIANAASFVLPISNPANLVVFGSQMPPLLDWLRQFTLPSLAAIGLTYLALRITQRRQIRQPLALDIDPQPLPHGARLCAMGLVLTGALLLTASALDTPLGLPTFCAGVATTGLIHLRQRRSPMPVLRHVAWGVLPLVAGLFVLVEAVAQTGIIEQLAHALAALAQTSPTQASWVAGTGVAIASNLMNNLPTGLIAGAMGHLAELPGQTTAALLIGVDLGPNLSITGSLATLLWLVAIRREGEHVSAWRFLRLGLLVMPPALAAALWVLALSA, encoded by the coding sequence ATGCTTATCTCCAACACCGCACTCACCATCTGGGCCGTGGCCGCCCTGGCCACCTGTGGCGTCATCCTGCGCCCCTGGCGCATCCCTGAATACGTCTGGGCCATGGGTGGCGCACTGCTGCTGACCGGGCTGGGGCTGATTCCGCTGCGCTCCGCCCTGGCGGCCATTGCCGAAGGCGGCGATGTGTACCTGTTCCTGATCGGCATGATGGTGCTGGCCGAGCTGGCACGCCAGGAGGGGTTGTTCGACTGGCTGGCCAGGTACGCGGTACGCCATGCCCGGGGCTCCGGGCAGCGGCTGTTCGACCTGGTGTTCGCAGTGGGCACGCTGGTCACCGTGTTCTTGTCCAACGACGCGACCGCTGTGGTTCTCACACCTGCGGTATACGCGGCCTGCAGGGCGGCCAAGGCAGAACCTCTGCCCTACCTGTTCATTTGCGCCTTCATCGCCAACGCCGCCAGTTTCGTGCTGCCGATCTCCAACCCCGCCAACCTGGTAGTGTTCGGCAGCCAGATGCCGCCGCTGCTGGACTGGCTCAGGCAGTTCACCTTGCCATCGCTGGCAGCCATCGGCCTGACCTACCTGGCACTGCGCATCACCCAGCGCCGGCAAATTCGTCAACCCCTGGCCCTGGACATCGATCCGCAACCGTTGCCCCATGGCGCCCGCCTGTGCGCGATGGGCCTTGTGCTGACCGGCGCACTGCTGCTGACGGCCTCGGCGCTGGACACGCCACTGGGCCTACCCACCTTTTGTGCTGGCGTCGCCACCACCGGGCTGATCCACCTGCGCCAGCGGCGCAGCCCGATGCCTGTGCTCAGGCATGTGGCTTGGGGAGTCTTGCCGCTGGTGGCAGGCTTGTTCGTGCTTGTCGAAGCGGTGGCACAGACCGGGATCATCGAACAACTGGCCCATGCCCTGGCCGCACTGGCTCAGACCTCGCCCACCCAGGCCAGCTGGGTAGCGGGCACGGGCGTCGCCATCGCCAGCAACCTGATGAACAATTTGCCAACCGGGCTGATCGCCGGGGCCATGGGGCACCTCGCCGAGTTGCCAGGCCAAACCACGGCGGCGCTGCTGATTGGCGTGGACCTGGGCCCGAACCTGTCGATTACCGGCTCCCTGGCAACGCTGTTGTGGTTGGTGGCCATCCGCCGGGAGGGCGAGCATGTCAGTGCATGGCGCTTCCTGCGCCTTGGCTTGCTGGTGATGCCGCCCGCGCTGGCGGCAGCGCTGTGGGTACTGGCACTCTCGGCGTGA
- a CDS encoding MFS transporter — MDNSRSNQSHQRALDWLNFFLADVRDGLGPYLAIYLLAVHHWQPASIGLVMTLAGITALLAQTLAGALIDTTPAKRAVVVIAALLVTGSCLLLPLISTFGLVAATQSISALAGSVFAPAIAAISLGITGPKAFTQRVGRNETFNHAGNACSALLAGGLAYLYGPVVVFYLMAIMTVASIIAVSRIPAAAIDHEVARGLVHAQSGEVHPTDLRLLLHNRTLLLFAVCCALFHLANAAMLPLVSQKLSQVNLSLATPLTSACIIAAQLVMVPMALLTGAKAEQWGRKPFLLAGFLILPLRGALYVVSDNPFWLVSVQLLDGIGAGIFGALFPIVVKDLTEGTGRFNVSLGALTAVFGLGAALSPGIAGLVVQEAGYDAAFLTLAAIAAAAFLLVLISLPETQPRLNDTPTGLPTSAGH; from the coding sequence TTGGATAACTCCCGGTCAAATCAATCGCATCAACGCGCACTCGATTGGCTGAACTTCTTCCTTGCCGACGTGCGCGATGGTCTGGGGCCTTATCTGGCGATCTACCTGCTGGCCGTGCACCACTGGCAACCGGCGAGCATCGGCCTGGTGATGACGCTGGCGGGCATCACTGCGCTGCTTGCGCAGACCCTGGCTGGCGCCCTGATCGACACGACACCGGCCAAGCGAGCGGTCGTGGTGATCGCCGCTTTGCTGGTTACCGGCAGCTGCCTGTTGCTACCACTGATCTCGACATTCGGGCTGGTGGCCGCGACCCAGAGCATCAGTGCACTTGCAGGCTCAGTGTTTGCCCCGGCGATTGCCGCCATTTCCCTTGGCATTACCGGCCCCAAGGCCTTCACACAGCGTGTGGGGCGCAACGAGACCTTCAATCACGCCGGCAACGCCTGCTCAGCGCTGCTGGCCGGAGGCCTGGCTTACCTCTACGGCCCGGTAGTGGTGTTCTACCTGATGGCCATCATGACCGTGGCCAGCATCATCGCGGTCAGTCGCATTCCTGCGGCGGCCATCGATCATGAAGTCGCACGCGGCCTGGTCCATGCGCAATCGGGTGAGGTTCACCCGACAGATCTGCGCCTGCTGCTGCACAACCGCACGCTACTGCTGTTCGCGGTTTGCTGCGCCCTCTTCCACTTGGCCAATGCGGCAATGCTGCCGCTGGTGAGCCAGAAGCTGTCGCAAGTCAACCTGAGCCTGGCGACGCCGCTGACCTCCGCCTGTATCATCGCGGCGCAACTGGTCATGGTGCCCATGGCGTTACTGACCGGCGCCAAGGCCGAGCAATGGGGGCGCAAGCCGTTTCTGCTGGCAGGCTTTCTCATCCTGCCGCTACGCGGCGCGCTCTACGTGGTATCCGACAACCCATTCTGGCTGGTCAGCGTGCAACTGCTCGACGGCATTGGTGCGGGGATCTTCGGTGCGCTATTCCCCATCGTGGTCAAGGACCTGACCGAGGGCACCGGGCGATTCAACGTCAGCCTGGGGGCGCTGACGGCAGTTTTCGGCCTGGGCGCCGCATTGAGCCCAGGCATTGCCGGCCTGGTGGTACAGGAGGCCGGCTACGATGCGGCGTTCCTGACACTGGCCGCCATCGCCGCAGCAGCGTTCCTTCTGGTGCTGATCAGCCTCCCGGAAACCCAACCCCGCTTGAACGACACGCCGACTGGCTTACCCACATCCGCTGGACACTGA
- a CDS encoding sensor domain-containing diguanylate cyclase — MKRDIHLVVLLLLVIGCSLASLTLWKVMASREQALEEVNIHGLNLAQALSTYSEGIVRQSSLLLLGLVERLETEGSGPAQIERLNQLVSRQQPLMPQMSGITIYAKDGSWLMSSNRPIPLNANSSDRAYFIHHRDDPSREPFIGLPIRSRANQEWVITISRRFNDAQGEFAGVVAVTLGVENFLRLFGQIDVGHDGAIGLSYTDGAMLVRYPFREQDMGRNFSKSPIYAKYLVDRSVGTASFTSSLDGVERLYAFRKSDKLPLVTTVALGKREALAAWQFEAMLSLLVVSGLLALTGAIGALLIRAMSRRAAVEGELRATQQQLLDSNQQLERQAMHDALTGLANRRCFDEVLTEEIQRARRNGTTLSLLMIDIDHFKRYNDTYGHPAGDACLQQVAGLLSTCIRRPGDLLARYGGEEMAIILPDTSSDGAAAVARLIIERLALEPIAHQDSPFGYVTASIGIASAAGTSAEGWLSLLERADQALYIAKEAGRNRLHVD; from the coding sequence GTGAAGCGTGATATCCACCTCGTTGTTCTCCTGCTGTTGGTCATTGGTTGTTCCCTCGCATCGCTGACGCTATGGAAGGTCATGGCCTCCCGCGAGCAAGCACTCGAAGAAGTCAACATCCACGGCCTGAACCTGGCCCAGGCGCTATCCACTTATTCAGAAGGCATCGTGCGGCAGAGTTCACTGCTGTTGCTCGGCCTCGTCGAGCGCCTGGAAACCGAGGGCAGCGGGCCTGCGCAGATCGAACGCCTGAACCAACTGGTCAGCCGTCAGCAGCCCCTGATGCCACAAATGAGCGGCATCACCATCTACGCCAAGGACGGGAGCTGGCTGATGTCGTCGAACCGCCCGATCCCGCTCAACGCCAACAGCAGTGACCGGGCCTACTTCATCCACCACCGCGACGACCCCTCCCGGGAGCCCTTTATCGGCCTGCCCATCCGCAGCCGTGCCAACCAGGAATGGGTGATCACCATCAGCCGGCGCTTCAACGACGCCCAAGGTGAGTTTGCCGGTGTCGTGGCCGTGACCCTTGGCGTGGAGAACTTCCTGCGCCTGTTCGGCCAGATCGACGTGGGCCATGACGGCGCCATCGGCCTGTCCTACACCGACGGCGCGATGCTGGTGCGTTACCCGTTTCGCGAGCAGGACATGGGGCGCAACTTCTCGAAGTCGCCCATATACGCCAAGTATCTGGTCGACCGGTCAGTGGGCACTGCTTCGTTCACTTCAAGCCTGGACGGCGTCGAGCGCCTGTATGCGTTTCGCAAGAGTGACAAGCTGCCCCTGGTGACGACCGTCGCGCTAGGCAAGCGCGAGGCGCTGGCGGCCTGGCAGTTCGAGGCAATGCTGTCGTTGCTGGTGGTTTCCGGGCTGCTCGCGCTTACCGGCGCCATTGGCGCTCTGCTGATCCGCGCCATGAGCCGCCGCGCTGCGGTTGAAGGTGAACTGAGAGCGACCCAACAGCAGTTGCTTGACAGCAATCAGCAGCTCGAGCGCCAAGCGATGCACGATGCGCTGACCGGGCTGGCAAACCGGCGCTGCTTCGACGAGGTGTTGACCGAGGAGATTCAAAGAGCCCGGCGAAATGGCACAACTCTGTCTTTGCTGATGATCGATATCGATCATTTCAAGCGCTACAACGACACCTACGGGCACCCCGCTGGCGACGCCTGCCTGCAACAGGTGGCTGGCCTGCTCTCGACCTGTATCCGACGCCCTGGCGACCTGCTGGCAAGGTATGGGGGTGAGGAAATGGCGATCATTCTGCCCGATACCAGCAGCGACGGTGCGGCGGCCGTTGCGCGGCTGATTATCGAGCGCCTGGCCCTGGAACCTATCGCTCACCAAGACAGTCCTTTTGGATATGTGACCGCCAGTATCGGCATCGCCAGCGCTGCCGGAACCAGCGCTGAAGGCTGGCTATCGCTGCTTGAACGCGCCGACCAGGCGCTCTATATCGCCAAGGAAGCGGGCCGCAATCGCCTGCATGTCGACTGA
- a CDS encoding oligosaccharide flippase family protein: MSTIDLSSSQSLRKRVLLAGALNIGSIVASQVIRLGGNLIITRLLLPEMFGLMAIATTVSVLLLLLSDVGLRQNIIQSPRGDEPLFLNTIWSLQIIRGFGLFVVMELVALASWVSQHFDMWPAHSTYAAPELPAVLAVTGFFAIIFAFQSTKIDLAIRNFQQKKVVLVELVSQIAGLVVMLLIGYLTRSIWALVAAGLVSTLVTTVLSHMIFPGHKDRPQWDPAALREIVNYGRWVFLSSAVGVLAMQGDRIWFGGSMTVAQLGVYSIAVGILAAFQLSLQRLAGAVALPAFSEAARTGDMGRLRQLYFRFRLIFDVLTLFTCGFLFTASPLIIHWLYDDRYQDAGQMMAILSLSLFTLRYGLTQQIWMALGLTKYMAMDNIIRVVALFTLMPLLLAIGGVTYALWGVALHTFFTLILIFKVSHQLGMLSIKRELLVLPVMVFGALCGQFISHLFA; this comes from the coding sequence ATGTCTACGATCGATCTGTCGTCCTCGCAAAGTCTTCGCAAACGCGTGTTGTTGGCCGGGGCACTGAATATCGGGTCCATCGTGGCCTCCCAGGTCATCCGATTGGGCGGCAACCTGATCATCACCCGCTTGCTCCTGCCAGAGATGTTCGGCCTCATGGCCATCGCCACCACGGTGTCGGTGCTGCTGCTGTTGCTGTCCGATGTGGGGCTGCGGCAGAACATCATTCAAAGCCCGCGCGGCGATGAGCCGTTGTTCCTCAACACCATCTGGTCGCTGCAGATCATTCGCGGCTTTGGCCTGTTCGTGGTGATGGAGCTGGTGGCACTGGCCTCATGGGTATCCCAACATTTCGACATGTGGCCGGCGCATTCCACCTACGCCGCCCCGGAGTTGCCCGCAGTGCTGGCCGTCACCGGCTTTTTCGCGATCATCTTCGCCTTCCAGTCGACCAAGATCGATCTGGCCATCCGTAATTTCCAGCAGAAGAAAGTGGTGCTGGTCGAACTGGTTTCGCAAATCGCCGGCCTGGTGGTGATGTTGCTGATTGGTTACCTCACCCGTTCCATCTGGGCGCTGGTGGCCGCCGGGCTGGTCTCGACCCTGGTCACCACAGTGCTCAGCCACATGATCTTCCCGGGGCATAAGGACCGCCCGCAGTGGGACCCGGCAGCGCTGCGCGAAATCGTCAACTACGGCCGTTGGGTGTTCCTGTCCTCCGCCGTGGGTGTGCTGGCCATGCAGGGCGACCGCATCTGGTTCGGCGGCAGCATGACGGTGGCGCAACTGGGGGTGTATTCGATTGCCGTGGGCATTCTGGCGGCCTTCCAGCTCAGCCTGCAGCGGCTGGCCGGGGCTGTGGCCTTGCCGGCCTTCAGCGAGGCGGCCAGGACGGGTGACATGGGGCGCCTGCGCCAACTGTATTTCCGCTTCAGGCTGATCTTCGATGTGCTCACCCTGTTCACCTGTGGCTTCCTGTTCACCGCCAGCCCGCTGATCATCCACTGGCTGTATGACGACCGCTATCAGGACGCCGGGCAGATGATGGCGATCCTTTCGTTGTCGCTGTTCACCTTGCGCTACGGCCTGACGCAACAGATCTGGATGGCCCTGGGGCTGACCAAGTACATGGCCATGGACAACATCATCCGGGTGGTGGCGCTGTTCACTTTGATGCCGCTGCTGCTGGCCATCGGTGGGGTGACCTACGCGCTATGGGGGGTGGCACTGCATACCTTCTTCACCTTGATCCTGATCTTCAAGGTCAGTCACCAACTGGGCATGCTGAGCATCAAGCGCGAGCTGCTGGTGTTGCCAGTCATGGTGTTCGGTGCTCTGTGTGGCCAGTTCATCAGCCATCTGTTTGCCTGA
- a CDS encoding glycosyltransferase family 25 protein yields MNVIDFFDRTRIINIPSRTDRRQETEAEFARNGFHIDDEKIGFFPAVTPTDQQGFPSIGARGCFMSHMQILEEAVRLKVDNILIMEDDIQFSRRIGPFGKQAIESLQGMDWDIAYLGHSCEGNSNTPGWVLVDRPIHLSHFYAVNGKSVGKLRDFLAQILQRPPGHPDGGPMHYDAALNTLIHSDKNIQAYYFTWNLGYQRPSRTDLHALSIFDRLAMLRPVMALYRRFKAEKLRRTR; encoded by the coding sequence ATGAATGTGATCGACTTTTTTGATCGGACCCGAATCATCAATATCCCGTCCAGAACGGACCGCCGCCAGGAAACCGAAGCCGAGTTCGCCCGCAATGGCTTCCATATCGATGACGAAAAAATCGGCTTTTTCCCGGCGGTTACGCCCACCGATCAGCAGGGTTTCCCCAGCATCGGCGCCCGGGGCTGCTTCATGAGCCACATGCAGATACTGGAAGAAGCCGTGCGCCTGAAGGTCGACAACATCCTCATCATGGAAGACGACATCCAGTTTTCCCGGCGCATTGGCCCGTTTGGCAAACAGGCCATCGAGTCCCTGCAAGGCATGGACTGGGACATTGCCTACCTTGGCCATTCCTGCGAGGGCAATTCGAATACGCCTGGCTGGGTGCTGGTCGACCGCCCCATCCACCTGTCGCACTTCTACGCGGTAAACGGCAAGAGCGTGGGCAAGCTGCGCGACTTTCTCGCACAAATTCTGCAACGCCCCCCGGGGCACCCGGACGGCGGCCCGATGCACTATGACGCCGCCCTCAATACCCTCATTCACAGCGACAAGAACATCCAGGCCTACTACTTCACCTGGAACCTGGGCTACCAGAGGCCTTCGCGCACCGACCTGCATGCATTGTCGATCTTTGACCGGCTGGCCATGCTGCGGCCGGTGATGGCCTTGTATCGGCGCTTCAAGGCAGAAAAACTCAGGCGGACCCGATAG
- a CDS encoding helix-turn-helix transcriptional regulator yields the protein MYPGTTRKQFMLRSSDMRSDEFAALFTQLYGNLYADMPPLGEGIAIAGVYGRFDGMSVRRMQYQGDFTIVLPAPQDEITFVLPTAGKIIFDHRGESIGAAQVGLAVDKLDIRSVRITEGHAQCGMSIRRGAFTERLSALLEQPLSAPIRFASRVDLNIPAFQGIRALLELATGTEFDQLINTGLLMPVRLQEMLVDALLETWPHNYSEALRNPAPAIAPRHVKLAMAYLREHPARPVSGSELAGLANVSLRALQDGFRRFAGTSIVGYQRQVRLEQAREVLERGEGGSVAEVALRHGFSNAGRFAQYFQQAFGVSPALVRRR from the coding sequence GTGTATCCCGGCACGACCCGCAAGCAGTTCATGCTGCGTTCCAGCGACATGCGCAGCGACGAGTTCGCCGCCTTGTTCACGCAACTGTACGGCAACCTGTATGCCGACATGCCGCCGCTGGGCGAGGGCATCGCCATCGCTGGCGTCTACGGCCGCTTCGACGGCATGAGCGTGCGGCGCATGCAGTACCAGGGCGACTTCACCATCGTCCTGCCGGCGCCGCAGGACGAAATCACCTTTGTGCTACCCACTGCAGGCAAGATCATCTTCGATCACCGCGGCGAGTCGATCGGCGCTGCCCAGGTCGGCCTGGCGGTGGACAAGCTCGACATTCGCTCGGTGCGCATCACCGAGGGCCACGCCCAGTGCGGCATGTCGATCCGCCGTGGGGCGTTTACCGAGCGCCTTTCGGCCTTGCTGGAGCAGCCGTTGTCGGCGCCGATCCGCTTTGCGTCGCGGGTCGACCTGAACATCCCGGCGTTCCAGGGGATCCGGGCTTTGCTCGAGCTGGCAACCGGTACCGAGTTCGACCAATTGATCAACACCGGCCTGCTGATGCCTGTGCGCTTGCAGGAGATGCTGGTCGATGCGCTGCTCGAAACCTGGCCGCACAATTACAGCGAGGCGTTGCGCAACCCGGCCCCGGCGATTGCGCCACGGCACGTGAAACTGGCCATGGCTTATCTGCGCGAGCATCCCGCCAGGCCGGTCAGCGGCAGCGAGCTGGCGGGGTTGGCCAATGTCAGTTTGCGGGCGTTGCAGGATGGCTTCCGGCGTTTTGCCGGGACGTCGATCGTCGGCTATCAGCGTCAGGTACGGCTGGAGCAGGCGCGTGAAGTGCTGGAACGCGGGGAGGGCGGGTCGGTGGCAGAGGTTGCCTTGCGCCATGGCTTCAGCAATGCCGGGCGGTTTGCCCAGTACTTCCAGCAGGCTTTTGGTGTCAGCCCGGCTTTGGTTCGGCGTCGCTAG